Proteins encoded by one window of Engraulis encrasicolus isolate BLACKSEA-1 chromosome 23, IST_EnEncr_1.0, whole genome shotgun sequence:
- the LOC134439524 gene encoding proteinase-activated receptor 4-like, translated as MMSLLDSSPPLDMDNETIQSINEIQLDNDTVLETWTFSLDTFIIDYSDMMSPGEKEQLMSTSTTALLPSLYLVALVVGLPSSLLALWVLLFRTKKQPSTILLINLTTCDLLLLAVLPFRIAYHFQGNNWTLGEPFCRLVMALFYGNMYGSIMCLALIAFDRYLAVVYPMVGLTIRSHGLSMCMSVAVWIVVLTAMAPLLATQQTYHINNLNVTTCHDAQHLETQRNFFLPYFASLFSICFVLPLLVVMVCNGCVICTLVRAGKCYRHAIFVTVLVMVVCVVCLLPSNVLLIVHNLQWLAEKEDFFVDSENLDSLYKPYLLSLALSTFNSSLDPFIFYYVSEDFREKVRQALCCKEPLKPVISSQQDRDTSTMSYQSKVPTSADHLSTSGQVSVTTDTPCSNGEVV; from the exons ATGATGTCTCTGTTGGATTCAAGTCCACCACTGGATATGGACAATGAGACAATTCAGTCTATCAATGAGATCCAGTTGGATAATGACACCGTGTTGGAGACAT GGACATTCTCCTTGGACACCTTCATTATAGACTACTCAGACATGATGTCCCCTGGAGAGAAAGAGCAGCTCATGTCTACCAGCACGACCGCGTTGCTGCCCAGCCTGTACCTGGTGGCCTTGGTGGTGGGTCTGCCGTCCAGCCTGCTGGCCCTCTGGGTGCTGCTGTTCCGCACCAAGAAGCAGCCCTCCACCATCCTGCTCATCAACCTGACCACCTGTGACCTGTTGTTGCTGGCTGTGCTGCCCTTCCGCATCGCCTACCACTTCCAGGGCAACAACTGGACACTGGGTGAGCCCTTCTGTCGCCTGGTGATGGCGCTCTTCTACGGGAACATGTATGGCTCCATAATGTGCCTGGCACTGATCGCATTTGACCGATATTTGGCTGTGGTTTATCCGATGGTTGGGTTGACTATCCGCAGTCATGGCCTGTCTATGTGTATGAGCGTGGCTGTGTGGATCGTGGTGCTCACTGCTATGGCACCTCTGTTAGCAACGCAGCAGACGTACCACATCAACAACCTCAATGTTACTACTTGCCATGATGCACAACACTTGGAAACACAGCGCAACTTCTTCCTGCCCTACTTTGCCAGTCTTTTTAGCATTTGCTTTGTGCTGCCACTGCTGGTGGTGATGGTCTGCAATGGCTGCGTCATCTGCACACTGGTTAGAGCTGGCAAGTGCTATAGGCACGCCATTTTTGTCActgtgctggtgatggtggtttgtgtggtgtgtctgcTTCCCAGCAATGTCCTGCTAATCGTGCACAACCTCCAGTGGCTAGCAGAGAAAGAAGACTTCTTTGTGGACTCTGAAAACTTAGACAGTCTCTACAAGCCCTACCTGCTGTCTCTGGCTCTCAGCACCTTCAACAGCAGCCTGGACCCCTTCATTTTCTACTACGTGTCTGAAGACTTCCGCGAGAAGGTACGCCAGGCCCTGTGCTGCAAGGAACCACTCAAGCCTGTCATCTCCAGCCAGCAGGACAGAGACACGTCCACCATGTCCTATCAGTCTAAGGTGCCCACCTCTGCTGACCATCTGTCCACCTCTGGTCAAGTGTCGGTGACTACCGACACCCCTTGCTCGAATGGAGAGGTAGTGTAG
- the LOC134439834 gene encoding proteinase-activated receptor 4-like, which yields MPPRLWPSTLELFSLLLFASAFQFQSVSSETDSSECKELMVRSYGINRCGEISTADKERLMSHKTTVVLPSLYLVALVLGLPSNLLALWVLLFRTKKKPSTILLINLTTCDLLLLVVLPFRIAYHFKGNNWTLGEPFCRLVIALFYGNMYGSIMCLALIAFDRYLAVVHPMVGMSLRSRLLSMCMSVAMWAVMLTAMAPLLATQQIHPIKGLNVSICHDALPSETQRSFFLPYFASLFSVCFVLPLLVMIVCNACVIRALVKAGKRYKHAAFVTVLVMVVCLVCLLPSNVLLIFHNLHWLAKKEIEDKPVSEPEWDPIFGFVYKTTPSPNLTSENSENNLYNLYMLSLALATFNSCLDPFIYYYVSEEFREKARQVLCCKDPPKPNISSQQDTSMSTMSYRTKVTTCGDLLSTSGKLSMPTDTKYTNGRVVA from the exons ATGCCGCCACGTCTGTGGCCCTCAACTCTGGAACTGTTTTCTTTGCTGCTCTTCGCTTCTGCATTTCAATTTCAATCAGTTTCATCCGAGACGGACTCTTCAGAATGCAAGGAATTGA TGGTGCGCTCCTATGGTATAAACAGATGTGGCGAGATATCCACCGCTGACAAAGAACGGCTGATGTCTCATAAAACGACGGTGGTTCTGCCAAGCCTCTACCTAGTGGCCTTGGTCCTGGGTCTACCGTCCAACCTGCTGGCCCTCTGGGTGCTGCTGTTCCGCACCAAGAAGAAGCCCTCCACCATCCTGCTCATCAACCTGACCACCTGTGACCTGTTGCTGCTGGTCGTTCTACCCTTCCGCATCGCCTACCACTTCAAGGGAAACAACTGGACGCTGGGTGAGCCCTTCTGTCGCCTGGTGATAGCACTCTTCTATGGGAACATGTACGGATCCATAATGTGCCTGGCACTGATCGCGTTTgaccgatacctggctgtggtTCATCCGATGGTTGGGATGTCTCTCCGCAGTCGTCTTCTCTCTATGTGCATGAGTGTTGCTATGTGGGCCGTGATGCTCACCGCTATGGCACCCTTGCTAGCTACACAGCAGATCCACCCTATCAAGGGCCTCAATGTTTCCATTTGCCACGATGCACTACCCTCGGAGACACAGCGCAGCTTCTTCCTGCCCTACTTTGCCAGCCTCTTCAGTGTCTGCTTTGTGCTGCCACTGCTGGTGATGATAGTCTGCAATGCCTGCGTCATCCGCGCACTGGTAAAAGCCGGAAAGCGTTACAAACACGCCGCTTTCGTCACagtgctggtgatggtggtgtgccTAGTGTGTCTGCTTCCCAGCAATGTATTACTGATCTTCCACAACCTGCATTGGCTAGCAAAGAAAGAAATTGAAGATAAACCTGTTTCTGAACCAGAGTGGGACCCTATCTTTGGCTTTGTGTATAAAACAACACCCTCGCCAAATCTGACTTCTGAAAACTCAGAAAACAATTTGTACAACCTTTACATGCTCTCACTAGCTCTTGCTACCTTCAACAGCTGCCTGGACCCCTTCATATACTACTATGTGTCCGAGGAGTTTCGGGAGAAGGCACGGCAAGTGCTGTGCTGTAAGGACCCACCTAAGCCCAACATCTCCAGCCAGCAGGACACAAGCATGTCTACCATGTCCTATCGGACTAAGGTGACCACATGTGGTGaccttctctccacctctggCAAGTTGTCTATGCCTACAGATACCAAGTACACAAATGGGCGTGTAGTAGCCTGA